The following proteins are co-located in the Candidatus Avedoeria danica genome:
- a CDS encoding Jag N-terminal domain-containing protein codes for MSEPKPASKPSSSGARGAVEVAARTVDEAIARGLVRLGGLSRAEVQIDVLREGRAGLLGFGAEDALVRLTPVAPGTGAAGQEAVPPRKGRRSANRRRCGRRRRSGGRTARTTAATRPGRSGSALGCPHERCQGGPGGARRCPARARCAARETARAGAPTGFHVCQPSPCGRRRFDRGGCGGGARSGAVARLRRGHRRDPGLVAARWRGR; via the coding sequence ATGAGCGAGCCGAAACCCGCCAGCAAGCCCAGCAGCAGCGGCGCACGCGGCGCCGTTGAGGTCGCAGCGCGCACTGTCGATGAGGCGATTGCGCGCGGACTGGTGCGTTTGGGCGGACTGAGCCGCGCCGAGGTTCAGATCGACGTCCTGCGCGAGGGCCGGGCCGGCCTGCTCGGCTTCGGGGCCGAAGATGCGCTCGTGCGGCTCACACCCGTGGCGCCCGGTACCGGCGCCGCGGGCCAGGAAGCCGTTCCGCCCCGCAAGGGCCGCCGCAGCGCCAATCGACGCCGCTGCGGCCGACGACGACGCAGCGGCGGAAGAACGGCGCGGACGACGGCGGCGACGCGGCCGGGACGAAGCGGAAGCGCCCTCGGATGCCCCCACGAGCGCTGCCAAGGCGGCCCCGGCGGAGCCCGTCGTTGCCCAGCGCGAGCCCGTTGCGCCGCCCGTGAAACCGCCCGCGCCGGAGCGCCTACCGGCTTCCACGTCTGCCAGCCAAGCCCTTGCGGCCGGCGCCGATTCGACCGAGGCGGCTGCGGCGGTGGCGCTCGATCTGGTGCGGTTGCTCGGTTACGCCGAGGCCACCGTCGAGATCCAGGACTCGTTGCTGCCCGATGGCGAGGACGATGA